GAGACATCCTTGACCGCGTGGATATCGCGGTGCTTGCGGTTGATGAAGTGCTTGGCGGTGCCGAACAGCCCCGGCTGCTTGTCGGCGACGTGGTAGGTCTTGCAGAGCGCGTTGACGGCGATCGCGGGCATGGGGCGGATTCTAGCGGATCGCTCGCGGGCGTCGGTATGGCTTGGCGTAGGGTGGATACAGCGAGTCGGTGAACGATACCCAACGTGGGGACTCAAGTTTGTTGGCAGCGCGTGGTGGGTTGCGCTCGCGGACTCGCTCCACCCACCCTACGCACGGAAGCCCGGCGTCCGTAGGCCGCCGGCCGCTCGAGCCCGTTACCCGCTCATTGCCTTGTACAGATTGCTGGGCTGAACGTCGGGGATCAGCAGCGCGTTGTAGTTGATGCGTTCCTCGGTGGTGTCATCCATCGCGAGGACGGCGGCGGCGGCACGGTAGCCGCTTCTTACGCCGCCTTCCATTGTGGTGGGCCAGCCGGTGCTGGCCCAGCCGCCGGCGATGATGAAGTTCTTGATGTCGCCGGTCGGGCGCGGTCGGACCTGCTTGCCGCCGGGGCGTGGGCTTGAGGCGGCGCGGGTCTCGCGGACGACGTGGGCCTCGACCACACTCACATCCTCGGTCAGCGAAGGCATGCACAGCCGCATCTCGGCGAAGGCGTCCTCGATGATCTGTTCGTCGCTGAGGTCGGCGTAGTCCTCGGCGTGGCCGACGATGGCGTGCAGGTGGTGCGTGCCGACGACATCGACGCCGCCGAGGGTCCACGCCGTACCGTCCTCGGATTCCCCGCGGGCCCGGCCCTTGTTGAACACCCAGCGGATCGGCCCGTCGGTAAACAGCAGGTGGCTCCGCGTCATCACGTCGTGGTGGTCGGGCGAGTCGACGAAGAAGTGGATCCCGATGACGGGCACGGCTTGGATATGCTCGAGCATCCGCAAGCGCTCGTCGTCGCGTTTCATCTCGGGCGTCGCGAGCGTTTCAACACGCTTGTACGGGATCGATGTGATGTAGGCGTCGGCGGTGATGATGCGATCGTCAGTGAGGTGGACATCGGTCACCATCTTCGTAGCCGGGTCATAGTCGATGCGGTCGACGCGGACGCCTTCGATGAGTTCGCCGCCGTGCTTGGCGATCACGTTGAGACAGCGTTCGTGGAACTCGTCCCGGCTGATGTTGGAGAAGCCGATCTGGTGTGCGGTGTTGGAATGGAGGAAGCCCTCCTGGATAATGCGGACGCCGTAGGCCGCGCTGATCTGTCGCGGGAGCTGGTTACAGGCCCCGGCGATGATGGCAGCCCAGAACTTGTCGACCGCGTGCTCGGGCTGGTCCATCGATAGCAGCCAGTCGCGGAAGCTCTCGTTGACCAGCCCCGCGCGGGCCTTCTTGCTGAGCTGCATGACCGAGAGGAAGCCGCGGAAGATGTTGCGTTTCTCGGCCCAGGTGAACCGCTTCATTTTCAGGAGCGACCGGGTCAGGTGGAACGGCGCGGGCAGGTCGTCGCCCGTGAGCTCGTCGATGATGCCGTCCTCGCCGGTCATGTAGAGGGTTTTTTGCCACTTGACGTCGCGGATGACGCCCAGCCGGCGGTAGAGGTCGCACTGGTTGGTGCACAGCCGCATGAGGGCGTGCTGGGAGGCGTCGGTGGCTTCGTGGGACGATGTCGACTCGCCCAGGTGGACCGAGGACTCGACGATCGTGACCCGGTGGCCTGCGTCGGCGAGTTCGACGGCGGCGGCGACCCCGGCGTGGCCGTCCCCGATGATGAGGATGTGTTTGCGGGCGCTTCCGGCCGAAGGGTGCATTTCAGGATGATCGCTCATTCCACTATTGGACCTGACCCCAAGCGAGATTGCAAAGCGGAAGCGAGTGAACAGTGAATAGTCCACAGTAAACAGTGCCTACAGGCCGTGCGGTTGGGCTCGACTGTTCACTGTGGACGATTCACGGTTGACTCCGGCTTGGCCGGTCTACCCAGCTTAACCCCCACCATGGAATCGACCGATAGGACCGCTACAGGCCCATGCCGGGCCTGGAGGGTCATGATGCGCCTCGGACTCGACGCCCGAACCCTGTTTGCCGACCAACGCCGCGGGATCGGCAAGAGTCTGCTGCGCCTCTACAGCCACCTGGCCGACGCCCGGCCCGGCTGGGAGATCGTCGCGTACCACCGCTCGCCCGGCCCCCCGCCAAGCGACCTGCCCCGAAACTTCACGCCCCGCTTC
The sequence above is a segment of the Phycisphaeraceae bacterium D3-23 genome. Coding sequences within it:
- a CDS encoding FAD-dependent oxidoreductase; the encoded protein is MHPSAGSARKHILIIGDGHAGVAAAVELADAGHRVTIVESSVHLGESTSSHEATDASQHALMRLCTNQCDLYRRLGVIRDVKWQKTLYMTGEDGIIDELTGDDLPAPFHLTRSLLKMKRFTWAEKRNIFRGFLSVMQLSKKARAGLVNESFRDWLLSMDQPEHAVDKFWAAIIAGACNQLPRQISAAYGVRIIQEGFLHSNTAHQIGFSNISRDEFHERCLNVIAKHGGELIEGVRVDRIDYDPATKMVTDVHLTDDRIITADAYITSIPYKRVETLATPEMKRDDERLRMLEHIQAVPVIGIHFFVDSPDHHDVMTRSHLLFTDGPIRWVFNKGRARGESEDGTAWTLGGVDVVGTHHLHAIVGHAEDYADLSDEQIIEDAFAEMRLCMPSLTEDVSVVEAHVVRETRAASSPRPGGKQVRPRPTGDIKNFIIAGGWASTGWPTTMEGGVRSGYRAAAAVLAMDDTTEERINYNALLIPDVQPSNLYKAMSG